A stretch of the Photobacterium sp. CCB-ST2H9 genome encodes the following:
- a CDS encoding YijD family membrane protein, whose product MDKQQVKAERKTLILSLLAGLCGNATLAVFTSSAVAFSIFPVIAFIMTVYCLYQDYLTRPMSEGTPQIAFALFLVGAFGYSAFLRAQTPDMGSNFLPLMICLALLLWVAYRMGIMKPKAKTQEDA is encoded by the coding sequence ATGGACAAGCAACAAGTTAAAGCAGAACGCAAGACCTTAATCCTGTCGCTGCTGGCGGGACTATGCGGTAATGCCACACTGGCTGTGTTTACCTCCAGTGCGGTCGCTTTCTCTATTTTTCCTGTCATTGCTTTTATCATGACAGTGTATTGCCTGTATCAGGATTACCTGACACGTCCAATGTCGGAAGGGACGCCGCAGATTGCCTTTGCACTGTTTTTAGTCGGTGCCTTTGGGTATTCCGCATTCCTGCGTGCTCAGACACCGGACATGGGCTCCAACTTCCTGCCGCTGATGATCTGTCTGGCGTTGCTGCTGTGGGTGGCCTACCGGATGGGTATCATGAAGCCAAAAGCAAAAACGCAGGA
- the fabR gene encoding HTH-type transcriptional repressor FabR: MGIRAQQKEKTRRSLINAAFNQLSAERSFSSLSLREVAREAGIAPTSFYRHFKDMDELGLTLVDEGGLLLRQLMRQARQRIAEEGSVIRTSVETFMEFIESSPNVFRLLLRERSGTSPAFRAAVAREIQHFVAELTEYLEAKGGSRHEDAFTQAEALVTLVFSSGADALDLDAQSRAEHAERLIMQLRMIAKGAYWYRKERERNTLAHKPK, translated from the coding sequence ATGGGGATCAGGGCCCAACAGAAAGAGAAAACCCGGCGTTCACTGATTAACGCAGCATTTAACCAGCTCAGTGCCGAGCGGAGTTTTTCCAGTCTCAGCCTGCGCGAAGTCGCCCGCGAAGCGGGGATCGCGCCCACGTCTTTCTATCGTCACTTCAAAGATATGGATGAACTTGGACTAACATTGGTTGATGAGGGGGGCCTGCTGCTTCGCCAGTTGATGCGTCAGGCCCGGCAGCGTATTGCCGAGGAAGGCAGCGTCATCCGCACTTCTGTTGAAACCTTTATGGAATTTATTGAAAGCAGCCCGAACGTGTTCCGGCTGCTGTTACGGGAGCGTTCCGGCACGTCTCCGGCGTTTCGTGCGGCCGTTGCCCGAGAAATTCAGCACTTTGTGGCGGAACTCACGGAGTATCTGGAGGCCAAAGGAGGAAGCCGTCATGAAGATGCATTCACTCAGGCTGAAGCTTTGGTCACACTGGTATTCAGTTCCGGCGCCGATGCACTGGATCTCGATGCTCAGTCGCGGGCAGAGCATGCCGAGCGTTTGATTATGCAACTCCGGATGATTGCCAAGGGTGCTTACTGGTATCGTAAAGAGCGTGAGCGGAACACGCTGGCGCATAAACCTAAATAG
- the sthA gene encoding Si-specific NAD(P)(+) transhydrogenase — MSKQNPTTPSHYDVIIIGSGPGGEGAAMGLTKAGFNVAIVERESSVGGGCTHWGTIPSKALRHAVSRIIEFNKNPLYSRNSAPLHSTFSRILGHAQDVVSKQTRMRQGFYDRNQCPIISGEASFVDNHTLRVRHHDGSQETYTADKFVIATGSRPYHPNNVDFNHSRIYDSDSVLRLQHDPRHIIIYGAGVIGSEYASIFRGLGVKVDLINTRQRLLEFLDNEISDSLSYHLWNNGVLIRNGETYSKIEGTDDGVVLHLESGKKMKADCLLYANGRTGNTDRLNLDAVGLTPDSRGQLSVDQNYCTEIDNIYAVGDVIGYPSLASAAYDQGRFVAQAIATGQAQGQLIDHIPTGIYTIPEISSVGKTEQQLTAEKVPYEVGRAQFKHLARAQIAGMDVGSLKILFHRDTKEILGIHCFGERAAEIIHIGQAIMEQKNGGNTIDYFVNTTFNYPTMAEAYRVAALNGLNRLF, encoded by the coding sequence ATGAGCAAACAAAACCCTACGACTCCCTCACACTATGATGTGATCATTATCGGCAGCGGACCCGGGGGCGAAGGGGCCGCCATGGGCCTGACCAAAGCTGGCTTCAATGTGGCGATTGTCGAGCGGGAAAGCAGTGTCGGCGGCGGCTGTACTCACTGGGGAACCATCCCTTCCAAAGCTTTACGCCATGCGGTCAGCCGGATTATTGAATTCAACAAAAACCCGCTGTACAGCAGAAACTCCGCACCGCTGCACAGCACCTTCAGCCGGATCCTTGGTCATGCGCAAGATGTTGTCAGCAAACAAACCCGCATGCGTCAGGGTTTTTATGATCGCAATCAGTGCCCGATTATCTCCGGCGAAGCCAGCTTTGTAGACAACCACACACTTCGGGTCCGTCATCACGACGGCAGCCAGGAGACTTACACCGCTGACAAGTTCGTGATCGCAACCGGCTCACGGCCATATCATCCGAACAACGTTGATTTCAATCACTCACGTATCTACGACAGCGACTCCGTTTTGCGCCTGCAGCATGATCCGCGCCATATCATTATCTATGGCGCCGGTGTCATCGGCAGTGAGTATGCCTCAATCTTCCGGGGGCTGGGCGTCAAAGTAGACCTGATCAACACCCGTCAGCGCCTGCTGGAATTTCTGGACAACGAGATCTCCGATTCACTGTCTTATCACCTGTGGAACAACGGGGTCCTGATCCGCAACGGTGAGACCTACAGCAAAATTGAAGGAACCGATGACGGGGTGGTCCTGCATCTGGAGTCCGGCAAGAAAATGAAAGCCGACTGCCTGCTGTATGCAAACGGCCGGACCGGTAATACCGACCGCCTGAATCTGGATGCTGTCGGACTGACACCGGATTCCCGCGGCCAGCTGTCCGTCGACCAGAATTACTGCACCGAAATCGACAACATTTATGCTGTCGGCGATGTCATTGGTTACCCGAGTCTGGCCAGTGCCGCCTATGATCAGGGCCGGTTCGTCGCCCAAGCCATTGCCACCGGTCAGGCACAGGGACAACTGATTGACCATATCCCGACCGGCATTTACACCATTCCGGAAATCAGTTCCGTCGGTAAAACCGAGCAGCAGCTGACGGCAGAAAAAGTCCCGTATGAAGTAGGACGAGCACAGTTCAAACACCTGGCACGGGCCCAGATTGCAGGGATGGATGTCGGCAGCCTGAAGATCCTGTTCCACCGCGACACCAAAGAAATCTTAGGGATCCACTGCTTCGGCGAACGTGCGGCAGAAATCATCCACATCGGCCAGGCCATCATGGAGCAGAAGAACGGCGGCAACACGATCGACTACTTCGTCAATACCACCTTCAACTATCCGACCATGGCTGAAGCCTACCGAGTCGCAGCACTGAACGGGCTGAACCGCCTGTTTTGA
- a CDS encoding bifunctional allantoicase/(S)-ureidoglycine aminohydrolase, which yields MARNTYYAPQGGLPPQTQILSDRAVFTEAYAIIPKGVMSDIVTSFLPFWEDTRLWVIARPMTGFAETFSHYIMEVSPQGGSDKPELDAGAEGVLFIVEGEMTLTLEGEEHHMTTGGYAYLPPSAQWRLKNHSDAPVRFHWIRKAYQFVDGIAVPDAFVTNENDIEPTAMPDTGDVWATTRFADPTDMRHDMHVNIVTFQPGGIIPFDETHVMEHGLYVLEGKAVYHLNQDWVEVEAGDYMWLRAFCPQACYAGGPGRFRYLLYKDVNRHMLLNPSSAYRGNRL from the coding sequence ATGGCTCGTAATACTTATTATGCCCCTCAGGGCGGTCTGCCGCCCCAAACTCAAATTCTGTCGGACCGCGCGGTGTTTACCGAAGCGTATGCCATCATTCCCAAGGGCGTGATGAGCGATATCGTGACCAGTTTTCTGCCGTTCTGGGAAGACACTCGGCTCTGGGTGATTGCCCGGCCGATGACAGGTTTTGCGGAAACCTTCTCTCATTACATCATGGAAGTGTCACCGCAGGGCGGCAGTGATAAACCTGAACTGGATGCCGGTGCAGAAGGCGTGCTGTTTATCGTCGAAGGGGAGATGACCCTGACCCTGGAAGGGGAAGAGCATCATATGACCACCGGAGGTTATGCTTATCTGCCGCCTTCGGCACAATGGCGTCTGAAAAATCACAGCGATGCACCGGTGCGGTTCCACTGGATCCGGAAGGCTTACCAGTTTGTAGATGGCATTGCGGTGCCGGATGCATTCGTGACCAATGAAAACGACATCGAACCGACTGCCATGCCGGATACCGGTGATGTCTGGGCGACCACCCGGTTTGCTGATCCGACAGATATGCGTCATGACATGCATGTCAACATTGTGACTTTTCAGCCCGGCGGGATCATTCCTTTCGATGAAACCCATGTCATGGAGCATGGCCTGTATGTGCTCGAAGGTAAGGCGGTTTATCACCTGAATCAGGACTGGGTCGAAGTGGAAGCCGGTGACTATATGTGGTTACGGGCTTTCTGCCCGCAGGCATGTTATGCCGGTGGTCCGGGTCGTTTCCGCTATCTGCTGTACAAAGATGTGAACCGTCACATGTTGCTGAATCCGTCATCAGCGTATCGCGGTAACCGGCTGTAA
- a CDS encoding LysR substrate-binding domain-containing protein — protein sequence MNLNKTLDPVLLRSFVAVIDSGSFTRAAESTHLTQSTVSQQVRKLESQLGCELLHRKGRYVTATLEGERVLSYARRILQLMNEAVAQTSLSAEQQKIRLGVPEDFATHAIMPTLHAFSSAYPGIRLEVKSGMCSDIWREFQNSELDLALVKQRPGSQPGLSHWPEPLCWIDALHSNNLERHPVPLVSFPIGGLYRNEMAHTFDSLGRSWRLAYVSTSLSGVCCAVEAGLGISLLPRRLVTAQHRILDEQDGLPPVPDMEVTLHAQSKLSALSRTLAEQLIHTCDRIFEREQ from the coding sequence ATGAACCTCAACAAGACATTAGATCCGGTATTGCTCCGCAGCTTCGTCGCCGTCATCGACAGCGGCAGCTTTACCCGTGCTGCCGAGAGTACCCACCTCACACAATCGACGGTCAGTCAGCAAGTCCGTAAACTCGAATCACAGCTGGGGTGTGAACTGCTGCACCGAAAAGGCCGCTATGTTACAGCAACATTGGAAGGAGAGCGGGTGCTCAGCTATGCCCGCCGCATCCTGCAGCTGATGAATGAAGCCGTCGCGCAGACCAGCCTCAGTGCTGAACAGCAAAAAATCCGTCTGGGCGTTCCGGAAGATTTTGCTACCCATGCCATCATGCCGACCCTGCATGCCTTTTCCAGTGCGTATCCGGGCATCCGGCTGGAAGTGAAAAGCGGGATGTGCAGTGATATCTGGCGAGAGTTTCAGAACAGTGAGCTAGATCTGGCGCTGGTCAAACAACGCCCGGGCAGCCAGCCCGGCCTGAGTCACTGGCCCGAACCGCTATGCTGGATCGACGCGCTGCACAGCAACAACCTCGAACGGCACCCTGTCCCGCTGGTCTCATTCCCGATTGGCGGGCTGTACCGGAACGAGATGGCCCATACGTTTGACAGTCTGGGTCGCAGTTGGCGGCTGGCTTATGTCAGTACCAGCCTGTCCGGTGTTTGCTGCGCTGTCGAAGCCGGACTGGGGATTTCACTCTTACCCCGGCGTCTGGTGACCGCTCAGCACCGGATCTTGGACGAACAGGACGGACTGCCGCCGGTACCGGATATGGAGGTGACCCTGCATGCACAAAGCAAACTTTCTGCGCTCAGCCGGACCCTGGCCGAGCAACTAATCCATACCTGTGACCGGATTTTCGAACGCGAGCAATAA
- the cysQ gene encoding 3'(2'),5'-bisphosphate nucleotidase CysQ, whose translation MELSSLIPSVIEIARASGQVILDIYQRGQFEKQVKHDNTPVTSADLAAHKLVLERLSELTPDIPVLSEEDAAIPFAERSQWQRYWLVDPLDGTQEFIAGSGDFATIIALVEDNQPVMGVVYAPVSGVVYYAYRNQGAWKITPEGETVRISTHKHEGPTRSIAVAISRRQDIRVITNRLDPALNYDLVPLGSAALKSCLVAEGAVDCYLRLGPTGEWDTAATQCIVEEAGGRILNTHLTPLSYNERHTLENPNFITLGDESLPWSEILTPDNRMMEAS comes from the coding sequence ATGGAACTATCGAGCCTTATTCCATCCGTGATTGAAATTGCCCGGGCATCGGGACAGGTAATACTGGATATTTACCAGCGTGGCCAGTTTGAGAAGCAGGTCAAGCATGATAATACTCCGGTCACCAGTGCAGATCTGGCGGCCCATAAACTAGTGCTGGAGCGTTTGAGTGAACTGACTCCGGACATTCCCGTCTTGTCGGAAGAAGATGCTGCCATTCCTTTTGCAGAGCGGAGTCAGTGGCAGCGCTACTGGCTGGTGGACCCGCTGGACGGTACTCAGGAATTTATTGCCGGCAGCGGAGATTTCGCAACTATTATCGCGCTGGTGGAAGACAATCAGCCGGTGATGGGGGTGGTCTATGCACCGGTCTCCGGCGTTGTGTATTACGCGTATCGGAATCAGGGAGCCTGGAAGATCACGCCGGAAGGTGAAACGGTCCGGATTTCCACTCATAAACATGAAGGTCCGACACGCTCGATTGCTGTGGCAATCAGCCGGCGTCAGGATATACGTGTGATCACCAATCGATTGGATCCGGCGCTGAACTATGATTTGGTACCGCTGGGCTCGGCGGCACTGAAATCCTGTCTGGTGGCCGAAGGTGCGGTGGATTGTTATCTGCGACTGGGGCCGACCGGGGAGTGGGACACTGCTGCGACGCAATGCATTGTCGAAGAAGCAGGCGGTCGAATCCTCAACACACATCTGACGCCGTTGTCTTACAACGAGCGGCATACGCTGGAAAATCCGAACTTTATTACTCTGGGCGATGAGAGTCTGCCCTGGTCTGAGATTCTGACGCCGGATAACCGGATGATGGAAGCCAGTTAA
- the nudE gene encoding ADP compounds hydrolase NudE, giving the protein MAAESKKPTILATEVVAQSRLFKIESLDLRFSNGVTRTYERMKPSGRHAVMVVPVTAEGDLLLVREYSAGTDRYELGFPKGLIDHGEAAEQAANREMKEEIGFGANILVPMKEVVLAPSYFSSRMTLFLAQDLYPERLEGDEPEPLEVVRWPLAQAEELLSHLDFAEARSITALFLALKYLS; this is encoded by the coding sequence ATGGCGGCAGAAAGCAAAAAACCAACCATTCTGGCGACTGAGGTTGTGGCCCAGTCACGCCTGTTCAAGATTGAATCTTTGGATCTTCGCTTCAGTAACGGGGTGACACGGACCTATGAACGCATGAAGCCCAGCGGGCGCCATGCGGTGATGGTGGTCCCGGTTACGGCAGAAGGCGACCTGCTACTGGTTCGTGAATATTCGGCTGGTACTGACCGCTATGAGCTGGGCTTTCCAAAAGGACTGATCGATCATGGTGAAGCGGCCGAGCAGGCTGCGAACCGTGAAATGAAAGAAGAAATCGGCTTCGGTGCCAATATTTTGGTCCCCATGAAAGAAGTCGTGCTGGCACCGTCCTATTTTTCCAGCCGGATGACGCTGTTTCTGGCCCAGGACTTGTATCCTGAACGGCTGGAAGGTGATGAACCCGAACCGCTGGAGGTGGTGCGCTGGCCATTGGCGCAGGCTGAGGAACTGCTCAGTCATCTGGACTTTGCGGAAGCCAGAAGCATCACCGCCTTATTTTTGGCATTGAAGTACTTATCCTAG
- a CDS encoding type II secretion system protein N, protein MGFRVFVGVSFVFALLVSLLVHLPASWLWQFVPNTPGLVVSGISGTPWKGSASQIRWQQWVLGEAEWTMFPWKLLTGDAAFKVSMGRGSELGYRGDGTLGINFDGPYAKGVVLTMSAQQVVQSVRLPIPLTLGGSFTLTLNDYRFASPYCQALDGVLTWNGALVGTPMGEIDLGPVNAELSCNDGQLAATSHQKSNQVESDWQASLSQNQTYSLNGWFTPGAELPANLRDQLKWLGSPDASGRYPVRYSGRL, encoded by the coding sequence GTGGGTTTCAGAGTGTTTGTTGGGGTGAGCTTCGTGTTTGCCCTGCTGGTGAGTTTGCTGGTGCATTTGCCCGCAAGCTGGTTATGGCAGTTTGTACCGAATACACCGGGGTTGGTTGTCTCCGGGATCAGCGGGACGCCCTGGAAGGGCAGTGCATCGCAAATTCGCTGGCAGCAGTGGGTGTTGGGAGAGGCTGAATGGACAATGTTTCCCTGGAAGCTGCTGACAGGCGATGCGGCTTTTAAGGTGAGCATGGGCAGGGGCAGTGAGCTGGGATACCGTGGCGATGGTACTCTTGGCATTAATTTTGATGGCCCGTACGCAAAAGGTGTTGTGCTGACGATGTCAGCGCAACAGGTGGTGCAGTCTGTGCGCTTACCGATACCGTTAACCTTGGGCGGCAGTTTTACACTGACGCTGAATGATTACCGATTTGCCTCGCCTTATTGTCAGGCACTGGATGGTGTACTGACCTGGAATGGTGCTTTGGTCGGCACGCCGATGGGTGAAATCGACTTGGGGCCGGTGAATGCTGAACTAAGCTGTAACGACGGGCAGTTGGCGGCCACCTCTCACCAGAAATCAAATCAGGTCGAAAGCGATTGGCAGGCTAGCTTGAGCCAGAATCAAACCTACAGTCTCAATGGCTGGTTTACGCCCGGGGCAGAGCTGCCCGCTAATTTACGGGATCAGCTTAAGTGGTTGGGGAGTCCGGATGCCAGCGGCCGTTATCCGGTTCGGTATTCCGGTCGCCTGTAA
- a CDS encoding type II secretion system protein M encodes MNQWFKSLTSREQRLVIGGGIVLVIAVLYWGIWQPMALRAEHAENELKNQRQLLTWVSSKADDIMKRRAKTGASGSISPTGLNQVVNETTRRFRIELIRMQPQPRDESVQVWVQPLPFNTLVNWLAFLRDEHGIEAKFLDVSKTDQAGVVEVNRLQLGRG; translated from the coding sequence GTGAATCAGTGGTTTAAGTCCTTAACCAGCCGTGAACAGCGCTTGGTGATCGGTGGCGGAATTGTGCTGGTGATTGCCGTCCTCTACTGGGGGATCTGGCAGCCGATGGCTTTACGCGCGGAACACGCCGAAAATGAGCTGAAAAACCAGCGCCAGTTACTGACCTGGGTGAGCAGCAAAGCGGATGATATCATGAAGCGCAGAGCGAAAACCGGCGCGTCTGGGAGCATCAGTCCGACAGGACTGAATCAGGTGGTCAATGAAACGACCCGGCGATTCCGGATTGAACTGATCCGGATGCAGCCGCAACCGCGCGATGAATCGGTACAGGTCTGGGTTCAGCCTTTGCCGTTTAATACCCTGGTGAACTGGCTGGCATTTCTCCGGGATGAGCATGGGATTGAAGCGAAATTTCTGGATGTGTCCAAAACCGATCAGGCCGGTGTGGTCGAAGTAAACCGTTTACAGTTGGGACGAGGCTAA
- the gspL gene encoding type II secretion system protein GspL, translating into MSEFLTIRLSSRPAGPVHWLVWSPQQQEVIASGELADSSQLSELADYGANRPVYLLVPGSDVLLSQVSIPSGSGRQLAQVLPYLLEEELAQDVDDLHIHMLKREADKAHVAVVGHQRMQDWLSLCEDAGLSVRKVIPDCLCLPAFENSYSAAEIDGQWLLRQSVTQGICADSEWLASWLTAQKVPLISQAMEEDISEEEVEAEVAEELAGGDAEVVQTRIRHFTPAPSGMPGVWQAEAPELVMALLAKGAHESKSSLLSGPYKLQPTWHKALKPWRKVGIAAALLLGGMVAEYVVRVQSIEQQAEVYKEESYRIFREVLPQFKSIPNTGYVKRQFNDEMKRLGGAESGEGLLPWLVKLRPALSSVPQLTVQNLKYDQNRKELRLQAIAAEFQHFEQLRVMLVKEFEVDQGQLNREGQQVSGALVLRRRS; encoded by the coding sequence GTGAGCGAGTTTCTGACGATAAGGCTAAGTAGCCGTCCTGCCGGGCCGGTGCATTGGCTGGTCTGGTCGCCACAGCAACAGGAAGTAATTGCCTCGGGTGAACTGGCTGACAGCAGTCAGCTCAGCGAACTGGCGGATTACGGTGCGAACCGGCCGGTGTACTTACTGGTGCCGGGAAGTGATGTGCTGCTGAGTCAGGTGTCAATTCCATCAGGGTCCGGACGCCAGCTTGCGCAGGTGTTGCCTTACCTGCTGGAGGAAGAGCTGGCTCAGGATGTCGATGATTTGCATATCCACATGCTGAAGCGTGAAGCGGATAAAGCGCATGTGGCAGTGGTGGGTCATCAGCGGATGCAGGACTGGCTGTCACTGTGTGAGGATGCCGGGTTGTCTGTCCGGAAAGTTATTCCGGACTGTCTCTGCCTGCCGGCATTTGAGAACAGCTACAGTGCCGCGGAAATCGATGGTCAGTGGTTGCTGCGGCAGTCAGTGACACAGGGAATATGTGCAGACAGTGAGTGGCTGGCAAGTTGGCTGACGGCACAGAAAGTTCCTTTGATCAGTCAGGCCATGGAAGAAGATATCTCTGAGGAGGAGGTTGAAGCTGAAGTGGCTGAAGAACTGGCAGGCGGAGATGCCGAGGTGGTTCAGACACGTATCCGTCATTTCACCCCGGCACCGTCGGGTATGCCCGGGGTTTGGCAGGCTGAAGCACCAGAACTTGTGATGGCGCTGCTGGCAAAAGGGGCGCACGAGAGTAAATCCAGCCTGTTATCGGGCCCTTACAAGTTGCAGCCTACCTGGCATAAGGCACTGAAGCCCTGGCGTAAAGTCGGCATTGCCGCTGCGTTGCTGTTAGGGGGCATGGTGGCTGAATATGTGGTTCGGGTGCAGAGCATCGAGCAGCAGGCAGAGGTCTATAAAGAAGAGAGTTACCGGATTTTCCGTGAGGTGCTGCCTCAGTTTAAGTCAATACCGAATACAGGATATGTGAAGCGTCAGTTCAATGATGAAATGAAACGCCTGGGCGGCGCGGAATCCGGTGAGGGACTGTTGCCGTGGCTGGTCAAATTGCGGCCGGCTCTGAGTAGTGTGCCGCAGCTGACCGTCCAGAACCTGAAATATGATCAGAACCGTAAGGAGCTGCGTCTTCAGGCAATTGCAGCGGAGTTCCAGCACTTTGAGCAACTCAGGGTAATGCTGGTGAAAGAATTTGAAGTTGACCAGGGCCAGCTGAACCGGGAAGGCCAGCAGGTAAGTGGTGCGCTGGTACTGAGGAGGCGTTCGTGA
- the gspK gene encoding type II secretion system minor pseudopilin GspK, with the protein MRRSPAKQRGVALIVVLLLLAMMTLLAVQMTDRLQLNFYRVENQVFNQQAYWYSQGMEQLAKVAIEQSLSDSDTVNLSQVWATEGQSYPLDNGEVKGNIYDRQACFNLNALSGQAPEQDRTKKPFRVRFLQALLEESGSESYEAEVAADSVWEYVDPDETVYSAYGAGDSSYEGFSPPYLPPRNLMADVTELRAVSGVSAKMFQQARPFLCALPTTELLINVNTIKATQAALLVGVFSPELSLDDARQLIENRPYDGWQDVEAFLADGAISRLTKTVRDQAKPYLAVKSDYFELDAEVKVDRARLRILALLKRDGENKVTVVRRRYGGMSERVSDDKAK; encoded by the coding sequence ATGAGGCGGTCACCAGCGAAACAGCGCGGGGTTGCCCTGATCGTTGTCCTTCTTCTGCTCGCCATGATGACACTGCTGGCTGTACAGATGACCGATCGCTTGCAGCTGAATTTCTACCGGGTTGAAAACCAGGTGTTTAACCAGCAGGCCTACTGGTACAGCCAGGGGATGGAGCAGCTGGCGAAAGTTGCAATCGAGCAAAGTCTGTCTGACAGCGACACGGTGAATCTCAGTCAGGTCTGGGCGACAGAAGGCCAGAGCTACCCGTTGGATAACGGGGAAGTGAAGGGCAATATCTATGATCGCCAGGCCTGTTTTAACCTGAATGCTCTGTCCGGCCAGGCGCCGGAGCAGGATCGAACCAAAAAGCCTTTCCGGGTCCGTTTTCTGCAGGCCTTGCTGGAAGAAAGCGGCAGTGAAAGTTATGAAGCCGAAGTGGCGGCGGACTCCGTCTGGGAATATGTCGATCCGGATGAAACTGTATACAGCGCTTATGGTGCGGGTGACAGCAGCTATGAGGGTTTTTCACCGCCTTATCTTCCCCCCAGAAATCTGATGGCGGATGTGACCGAATTGCGGGCGGTGAGTGGTGTGAGCGCCAAAATGTTCCAGCAGGCACGTCCATTCTTGTGTGCTTTGCCCACCACCGAGCTGCTGATTAACGTGAATACCATCAAAGCGACTCAGGCTGCCTTGCTGGTCGGGGTATTCAGCCCTGAGCTGAGCCTGGATGATGCCCGACAGCTGATTGAAAATCGTCCTTATGATGGCTGGCAGGATGTTGAGGCCTTTTTGGCAGACGGAGCAATCAGTCGTCTGACCAAGACGGTCAGAGATCAGGCGAAGCCTTATCTGGCCGTCAAAAGTGATTATTTTGAGCTGGATGCTGAAGTGAAAGTAGACCGGGCTCGATTAAGAATACTGGCCCTGCTCAAACGAGACGGGGAGAACAAGGTGACGGTTGTGCGTCGCCGATATGGAGGAATGAGTGAGCGAGTTTCTGACGATAAGGCTAAGTAG
- the gspJ gene encoding type II secretion system minor pseudopilin GspJ, translated as MKTERRPSGLQRSAGFTLLEVLVAIAVFAMLSMSAYQVMNGVQRSDEQSREHNERLQEIQRAMVMLDGDFRQMVARQVRQQGNNESGPLLQSGEYLLDSSSHGILFTRDGWQNPQQMFPRSEILRVGYRIIDETLERVWFRYPDTVVGTEPLVRKVLTGVTALSFRYYGAEGWQDSWTDSGALPKGIAVTLTLDDFGKVERVYMLPEAKLPSATKKDGDADS; from the coding sequence TTGAAAACTGAGCGTCGCCCATCCGGGCTGCAGCGTTCAGCCGGATTTACGCTGCTGGAAGTGCTCGTTGCGATTGCCGTCTTCGCCATGCTCAGCATGTCTGCTTATCAGGTAATGAATGGGGTTCAGCGTAGCGATGAGCAGTCTCGCGAGCATAATGAACGCTTGCAGGAAATACAGCGTGCGATGGTGATGCTTGATGGTGATTTCCGCCAGATGGTTGCCCGCCAGGTCAGACAGCAGGGGAACAATGAAAGTGGTCCGCTGCTGCAAAGTGGCGAGTATCTTCTTGATTCTTCAAGTCATGGTATCCTTTTTACCCGAGATGGCTGGCAAAATCCGCAGCAGATGTTTCCCCGCAGCGAAATTCTTCGGGTCGGTTATCGGATCATTGATGAGACGCTCGAACGGGTCTGGTTTCGTTATCCGGATACGGTGGTCGGCACTGAGCCGCTGGTACGCAAGGTCCTGACCGGCGTGACCGCACTGTCGTTTCGTTACTACGGCGCGGAGGGCTGGCAGGACAGCTGGACTGACAGCGGGGCATTGCCCAAAGGGATTGCCGTTACGCTGACGCTGGATGATTTCGGCAAAGTTGAACGCGTATATATGCTGCCGGAGGCGAAACTGCCTTCGGCAACCAAAAAAGACGGGGATGCAGATTCATGA
- the gspI gene encoding type II secretion system minor pseudopilin GspI — MKDGLTKFTQTGFTLLEVLVALAIFATAALSVMKAVGQHINTVGYLEQKTFATMVADNELARLRIAGERLTAEKKGKSELAGQTWYWSVNSTKTADGYLRALDVSVATDEAMKDRVTTLRTYIEN; from the coding sequence ATGAAAGATGGCCTGACGAAATTCACGCAAACCGGATTTACCTTGCTGGAAGTTCTGGTAGCGCTGGCCATTTTTGCCACCGCTGCCCTCAGTGTTATGAAGGCTGTTGGTCAGCACATCAACACCGTGGGTTATCTGGAACAAAAAACTTTTGCCACCATGGTGGCGGACAATGAACTCGCCCGGCTCCGCATTGCCGGTGAACGGCTGACGGCCGAGAAAAAAGGCAAATCAGAGCTTGCCGGGCAAACTTGGTACTGGTCAGTGAACAGCACGAAGACCGCAGATGGCTACCTGAGAGCTCTGGATGTGTCTGTGGCGACTGATGAAGCGATGAAAGACCGGGTAACCACCCTAAGGACCTACATTGAAAACTGA